Proteins encoded in a region of the Poecilia reticulata strain Guanapo linkage group LG14, Guppy_female_1.0+MT, whole genome shotgun sequence genome:
- the rad50 gene encoding DNA repair protein RAD50 isoform X2 — MSKIDKMSILGVRSFGIEDKDKQVISFFTPLTVLVGPNGAGKTTIIECLKYATSGELPPGSKGGAFVHDPKDAHETDVRAQIRLLFSDVNGEKVTIQRSMSCTQKAKNYSFKSLEQVITRIKDGERVSLSSKCGELDREMISALGVSKPVLNHVIFCHQEDSNWPLSEGKALKDKFDSIFAATKYIKALETMRQLRLKQSHTVKECQVELRYLKQNKEKAQQIRETVATKEAQLMASKDSVHQTESQIEPLENRLMEFDQKLGKVMKLDNDIKALDSRKKQMEEDNKELEETMEQVFQGSDEELQDIYQNHQRTVKEKERRLTDCQRELERAGRECQRLNRVKADLLVEQGRLQLEADRHTQNVKSRDTLVRSLSSHLEMEGYDRPPFTSLQLESFHRHVTQRLEQEKETLRQITADLQEKEQQKQQSIDEIRDKKTGLERTVELKRDMQGKKQQELRNIRADLQKLEGSSSRLQELENELAKAECELERAVQSSNVEELKTEIEGLQREKTELDRAQRRLDQEMQILNTHTTARTQMDMLKKDKTEKEEQVRKTKARHGENLTSLLGHFPNKRELEDWIYSKSKEINSTRDKLAKLNKDLASSEQNKSHIAAELRKKEQQLTSDEEKFFNVCGSQDLEQDLGRLQEDLEKVSKQRAMLAGATAVYTQFISQLTEEREPCCPVCQRTFPSESDLQEVISDMQSKLRLVPDKLKNTEQDLKKKERKKDEMMALKPVRQAIVQFQEKELPELRNRLQIVNREIERLKAEIEEQETLLGTLLSEEETAKACLQDISLMDRYLMDLKELDRKIAQQAAKLQGVDLTRTIQQVSQEKQETQHKLDTTSSKMELKRKLIQDQQDQIQXLKSAVNETRAEKLQLSSDMQKQQQLEEQCVDFTAEIQALTRDIREAKEQLSPLSAALEKLQQEKQELMEHKRKKQEEGQEKINGIKERVKSVSILERDIKKYMDDGREEYKEQKESELQETNTQLHEAEKQKDKINKEMGNIRQDIDTQKVQERWLQDNLTLRKRVEELKEVVAKRETLMKDMGNMQVLQLRQERRDAERKLEDLKKNRSIALGRQKGFEEEILHYRKELREDQYDKAEERYKNKMITMRTTELVIKDLDLYYKALDQTIMRFHSMKMDEINKIIRDLWRSTYRGQDIEYVEIRSDVDENSSAGVKRRVYNYRVVMVKGDTALDMRGRCSAGQKVLASLIIRLALAETFCLNCGILALDEPTTNLDRENIESLAHALVEIIKSRSRQRNFQLLIITHDEDFVELLGRSSYIENFYRIRKNQDQNSEINKCSISSLSSYLH; from the exons atgtcGAAGATAGACAAAATGAGTATCCTCGGAGTGAGAAGCTTTGGGATTGAGGATAAAGACAAACAAGTCATCTCCTTTTTTACTCCTTTGACTGTTCTGGTGGGACCCAACGGAGCAGGGAAAACG acgATTATTGAATGCCTCAAGTATGCAACATCGGGGGAACTTCCCCCTGGATCTAAAGGAGGAGCTTTTGTTCATGATCCAAAG GATGCCCATGAGACGGATGTACGAGCTCAGATTCGTCTCCTGTTCTCAGACGTGAATGGAGAAAAAGTCACCATCCAGCGCTCCATGTCCTGCACACAGAAAGCAAAGAACTATTCATTCAAAAGCTTAGAGCAGGTCATTACTAGAATAAA AGATGGTGAAAGAGTAAGTCTTTCTTCTAAGTGTGGAGAGCTGGATCGGGAGATGATTTCTGCTTTAGGAGTGTCCAAGCCGGTGCTGAATCATGTCATCTTTTGTCACCAAGAAGATTCCAACTGGCCACTTAGTGAGGGCAAAGCTCTCAAAGACAAATTTGACTCCATCTTTGCTGCAACCAA ATATATTAAGGCTCTGGAGACGATGCGTCAGCTGCGCCTCAAACAGAGTCATACAGTCAAAGAATGCCAAGTGGAGTTACGCTACCTGAAGCAAAACAAGGAGAAGGCTCAGCAGATCAGAGAGACTGTGGCCACCAAGGAGGCTCAGCTGATGGCCTCCAAAGACAGTGTCCACCAGACGGAGAGCCAGATTGAGCCGCTTGAG AATCGACTGATGGAGTTCGACCAGAAACTGGGGAAGGTGATGAAGTTGGACAATGACATTAAGGCTTTGGACAGCAGGAAGAAACAGATGGAGGAGGACAACAAAGAGCTGGAGGAAACCATGGAACAG GTGTTTCAGGGTTCAGATGAGGAGCTACAAGACATTTACCAGAACCACCAGAGGACAGTGAAAGAGAAGGAGCGCAGGTTGACAGACTGCCAGAGAGAGCTGGAGAGAGCCGGCCGGGAATGTCAGAGACTCAACAGAGTGAAGGCCGATCTCTTGGTCGAGCAAg GTCGTCTTCAGCTGGAAGCTGATCGCCATACTCAGAACGTCAAGAGCCGTGACACTCTG GTTCGCTCTTTGTCATCCCATCTGGAGATGGAGGGTTATGACCGCCCCCCCTTCACTTCCCTGCAGCTTGAAAGCTTTCATCGTCACGTCACACAAAGACTGGAGCAGGAGAAAGAGACACTCCGTCAGATTACA GCAGATCTGCAGGAAAAGGAGCAACAGAAGCAGCAGTCTATCGATGAAATAAGGGATAAGAAGACTGGCCTGGAGAGAACCGTAGAGCTGAAGAGGGACATGCAGGGAAAGAAGCAGCAGGAGCTGAGGAACATCAGGGCGGATCTGCAGAAACTCGAAGGGTCATCCAGTCGACTGCAAGAGCTGGAAAATGAATTGGCCAAAGCT GAGTGTGAGCTGGAACGTGCCGTTCAGAGCTCCAATGTCGAAGAGCTGAAGACTGAGATTGAGGGACTCCAGAGAGAAAAGACAGAGCTTGACCGGGCGCAGAGACGGCTCGATCAAGAGATGCAGATTCTTAACACGCACACAACTGCACGCACGCAGATGGACATGTTGAAGAAAGATAAG ACAGAGAAGGAAGAGCAGGTACGGAAAACCAAGGCTCGTCACGGCGAGAATCTCACGTCCCTCCTGGGTCATTTTCCCAACAAGAGAGAACTGGAAGACTGGATCTATTCCAAGTCCAAGGAAATCAATAGCACAAGGGACAAACTTGCCAAATTAAA TAAAGACTTGGCGTCAAGTGAGCAGAACAAAAGCCATATTGCTGCTGAGTTGCGGAAGAAGGAGCAACAACTWACTAGYGATGAAGAGAAGTTCTTCAACGTGTGTGGCAGTCAGGATCTGGAGCAGGATCTGGGCAGATTGCAGGAAGATCTGGAGAAAGTATCCAAGCAAAGAG CCATGTTAGCAGGAGCCACAGCAGTGTACACTCAGTTCATCAGCCAGCTGACAGAGGAGAGGGAGCCCTGCTGCCCTGTGTGCCAGCGGACCTTTCCTTCAGAATCGGACCTGCAGGAAGTTATCAGCGACATGCAGTCCAAACTGCGCCTGGTGCCTGACAAACTGAAGAACACAGAGCAGGAcctgaagaagaaggagaggaaaaaRGATGAAATGATGGCACTCAAACCTGTGAG acaGGCCATTGTACAGTTTCAGGAGAAGGAGCTGCCTGAGCTGAGAAACCGACTTCAGATTGTGAACAGAGAAATCGAGAGGCTCAAGGCTGAAATAGAAGAACAGGAGACGCTGCTTGGTACCTTACTGTCTGAGGAGGAAACAGCCAAGGCCTGCCTACAGGACATCTCTCTGATGGACAGATACTTG ATGGACCTTAAAGAGCTGGACAGAAAAATAGCTCAGCAGGCAGCTAAACTCCAGGGAGTAGAYCTGACCAGAACCATTCAGCAAGTCAGTCAAGAGAAACAAGAAACGCAGCACAAGCTGGACACCA CCTCTAGCAAAATGGAGCTGAAACGTAAGCTGATCCAAGACCAACAGGACCAGATTCAGAYCCTGAAAAGTGCCGTAAATGAAACGAGagcagagaagctgcagctAAGCAGCGACatgcagaaacagcagcagctggaggagcaaTGTGTTGACTTTACTGCAGAGATTCAGGCTTTAACCAGAGACATTAGG GAAGCAAAGGAACAACTGTCACCTCTGTCTGCTGCTTTGGAAAAGCTGCAACAAGAGAAACAAGAGTTAATGGAgcataaaagaaagaagcaggaagAAGGCCAAGARAAG ataaatggCATAAAAGAGAGGGTGAAGTCTGTCTCAATTTTGGAACgagatattaaaaaatatatggaTGACGGAAGAGAGGAATATAAAGAG CAAAAGGAATCAGAGCTTCAAGAAACCAACACTCAGCTCCATGAGGCTGAGAAGCAgaaagacaaaattaataagGAGATGGGAAACATCCGTCAGGACATAGATACCCAAAAG GTCCAAGAGCGCTGGTTGCAAGACAATCTGACACTGAGGAAACGAGTTGAGGAACTGAAGGAGGTTGTAGCTAAACGAGAAACTCTTATGAAAGACATGGGCAACATGCAGGTGTTGCAGCTGCGCCA AGAACGTCGTGATGCAGAGCGCAAGCTAGAAGATTTGAAGAAGAACCGGAGCATCGCACTAGGTCGGCAGAAAGGCTTCGAAGAAGAGATTCTGCATTACAG aaaagagTTGAGAGAAGATCAGTATGACAAAGCTGAGGAGCGCTACAAAAACAAGATGATCACCATGAGGACCACTGAGTTGGTCATTAAAGACCTTGATCTCTACTACAAAGCCCTTGATCA AACCATCATGAGGTTCCACAGTATGAAGATGGATGAGATCAATAAAATTATCAGAGACCTGTGGCGCAGCACCTACAGGGGTCAAG ATATTGAGTATGTGGAGATCAGGTCGGATGTGGATGAGAATTCATCAGCTGGAGTCAAGAGGAGGGTTTACAACTACAGAGTAGTTATGGTGAAAGGAGACACAGCTCTGGATATGAGAGGACGCTGCAGTGCTGGCCAGAAG GTGTTGGCGTCCCTGATCATCCGTCTTGCCCTGGCAGAGACTTTCTGTCTGAACTGTGGGATCTTGGCCTTGGATGAGCCAACCACCAACCTGGACAGAGAGAACATCGAGTCCTTGGCACATGCCCTTGTAGA AATCATCAAGAGTCGTTCTCGTCAGCGCAATTTCCAGCTGCTCATCATCACCCATGATGAAGACTTTGTGGAGCTCCTGGGCCGCTCCAGCTACATCGAGAACTTCTACCGAATCCGcaagaaccaggaccagaactcCGAAATCAACAAGTGCAGCATCTCCTCTCTCTCGTCTTATCTTCATTAA
- the rad50 gene encoding DNA repair protein RAD50 isoform X1 has protein sequence MSKIDKMSILGVRSFGIEDKDKQVISFFTPLTVLVGPNGAGKTTIIECLKYATSGELPPGSKGGAFVHDPKDAHETDVRAQIRLLFSDVNGEKVTIQRSMSCTQKAKNYSFKSLEQVITRIKDGERVSLSSKCGELDREMISALGVSKPVLNHVIFCHQEDSNWPLSEGKALKDKFDSIFAATKYIKALETMRQLRLKQSHTVKECQVELRYLKQNKEKAQQIRETVATKEAQLMASKDSVHQTESQIEPLENRLMEFDQKLGKVMKLDNDIKALDSRKKQMEEDNKELEETMEQVFQGSDEELQDIYQNHQRTVKEKERRLTDCQRELERAGRECQRLNRVKADLLVEQGRLQLEADRHTQNVKSRDTLVRSLSSHLEMEGYDRPPFTSLQLESFHRHVTQRLEQEKETLRQITADLQEKEQQKQQSIDEIRDKKTGLERTVELKRDMQGKKQQELRNIRADLQKLEGSSSRLQELENELAKAECELERAVQSSNVEELKTEIEGLQREKTELDRAQRRLDQEMQILNTHTTARTQMDMLKKDKTEKEEQVRKTKARHGENLTSLLGHFPNKRELEDWIYSKSKEINSTRDKLAKLNKDLASSEQNKSHIAAELRKKEQQLTSDEEKFFNVCGSQDLEQDLGRLQEDLEKVSKQRAMLAGATAVYTQFISQLTEEREPCCPVCQRTFPSESDLQEVISDMQSKLRLVPDKLKNTEQDLKKKERKKDEMMALKPVRQAIVQFQEKELPELRNRLQIVNREIERLKAEIEEQETLLGTLLSEEETAKACLQDISLMDRYLMDLKELDRKIAQQAAKLQGVDLTRTIQQVSQEKQETQHKLDTTSSKMELKRKLIQDQQDQIQXLKSAVNETRAEKLQLSSDMQKQQQLEEQCVDFTAEIQALTRDIREAKEQLSPLSAALEKLQQEKQELMEHKRKKQEEGQEKINGIKERVKSVSILERDIKKYMDDGREEYKEQKESELQETNTQLHEAEKQKDKINKEMGNIRQDIDTQKVQERWLQDNLTLRKRVEELKEVVAKRETLMKDMGNMQVLQLRQERRDAERKLEDLKKNRSIALGRQKGFEEEILHYRKELREDQYDKAEERYKNKMITMRTTELVIKDLDLYYKALDQ, from the exons atgtcGAAGATAGACAAAATGAGTATCCTCGGAGTGAGAAGCTTTGGGATTGAGGATAAAGACAAACAAGTCATCTCCTTTTTTACTCCTTTGACTGTTCTGGTGGGACCCAACGGAGCAGGGAAAACG acgATTATTGAATGCCTCAAGTATGCAACATCGGGGGAACTTCCCCCTGGATCTAAAGGAGGAGCTTTTGTTCATGATCCAAAG GATGCCCATGAGACGGATGTACGAGCTCAGATTCGTCTCCTGTTCTCAGACGTGAATGGAGAAAAAGTCACCATCCAGCGCTCCATGTCCTGCACACAGAAAGCAAAGAACTATTCATTCAAAAGCTTAGAGCAGGTCATTACTAGAATAAA AGATGGTGAAAGAGTAAGTCTTTCTTCTAAGTGTGGAGAGCTGGATCGGGAGATGATTTCTGCTTTAGGAGTGTCCAAGCCGGTGCTGAATCATGTCATCTTTTGTCACCAAGAAGATTCCAACTGGCCACTTAGTGAGGGCAAAGCTCTCAAAGACAAATTTGACTCCATCTTTGCTGCAACCAA ATATATTAAGGCTCTGGAGACGATGCGTCAGCTGCGCCTCAAACAGAGTCATACAGTCAAAGAATGCCAAGTGGAGTTACGCTACCTGAAGCAAAACAAGGAGAAGGCTCAGCAGATCAGAGAGACTGTGGCCACCAAGGAGGCTCAGCTGATGGCCTCCAAAGACAGTGTCCACCAGACGGAGAGCCAGATTGAGCCGCTTGAG AATCGACTGATGGAGTTCGACCAGAAACTGGGGAAGGTGATGAAGTTGGACAATGACATTAAGGCTTTGGACAGCAGGAAGAAACAGATGGAGGAGGACAACAAAGAGCTGGAGGAAACCATGGAACAG GTGTTTCAGGGTTCAGATGAGGAGCTACAAGACATTTACCAGAACCACCAGAGGACAGTGAAAGAGAAGGAGCGCAGGTTGACAGACTGCCAGAGAGAGCTGGAGAGAGCCGGCCGGGAATGTCAGAGACTCAACAGAGTGAAGGCCGATCTCTTGGTCGAGCAAg GTCGTCTTCAGCTGGAAGCTGATCGCCATACTCAGAACGTCAAGAGCCGTGACACTCTG GTTCGCTCTTTGTCATCCCATCTGGAGATGGAGGGTTATGACCGCCCCCCCTTCACTTCCCTGCAGCTTGAAAGCTTTCATCGTCACGTCACACAAAGACTGGAGCAGGAGAAAGAGACACTCCGTCAGATTACA GCAGATCTGCAGGAAAAGGAGCAACAGAAGCAGCAGTCTATCGATGAAATAAGGGATAAGAAGACTGGCCTGGAGAGAACCGTAGAGCTGAAGAGGGACATGCAGGGAAAGAAGCAGCAGGAGCTGAGGAACATCAGGGCGGATCTGCAGAAACTCGAAGGGTCATCCAGTCGACTGCAAGAGCTGGAAAATGAATTGGCCAAAGCT GAGTGTGAGCTGGAACGTGCCGTTCAGAGCTCCAATGTCGAAGAGCTGAAGACTGAGATTGAGGGACTCCAGAGAGAAAAGACAGAGCTTGACCGGGCGCAGAGACGGCTCGATCAAGAGATGCAGATTCTTAACACGCACACAACTGCACGCACGCAGATGGACATGTTGAAGAAAGATAAG ACAGAGAAGGAAGAGCAGGTACGGAAAACCAAGGCTCGTCACGGCGAGAATCTCACGTCCCTCCTGGGTCATTTTCCCAACAAGAGAGAACTGGAAGACTGGATCTATTCCAAGTCCAAGGAAATCAATAGCACAAGGGACAAACTTGCCAAATTAAA TAAAGACTTGGCGTCAAGTGAGCAGAACAAAAGCCATATTGCTGCTGAGTTGCGGAAGAAGGAGCAACAACTWACTAGYGATGAAGAGAAGTTCTTCAACGTGTGTGGCAGTCAGGATCTGGAGCAGGATCTGGGCAGATTGCAGGAAGATCTGGAGAAAGTATCCAAGCAAAGAG CCATGTTAGCAGGAGCCACAGCAGTGTACACTCAGTTCATCAGCCAGCTGACAGAGGAGAGGGAGCCCTGCTGCCCTGTGTGCCAGCGGACCTTTCCTTCAGAATCGGACCTGCAGGAAGTTATCAGCGACATGCAGTCCAAACTGCGCCTGGTGCCTGACAAACTGAAGAACACAGAGCAGGAcctgaagaagaaggagaggaaaaaRGATGAAATGATGGCACTCAAACCTGTGAG acaGGCCATTGTACAGTTTCAGGAGAAGGAGCTGCCTGAGCTGAGAAACCGACTTCAGATTGTGAACAGAGAAATCGAGAGGCTCAAGGCTGAAATAGAAGAACAGGAGACGCTGCTTGGTACCTTACTGTCTGAGGAGGAAACAGCCAAGGCCTGCCTACAGGACATCTCTCTGATGGACAGATACTTG ATGGACCTTAAAGAGCTGGACAGAAAAATAGCTCAGCAGGCAGCTAAACTCCAGGGAGTAGAYCTGACCAGAACCATTCAGCAAGTCAGTCAAGAGAAACAAGAAACGCAGCACAAGCTGGACACCA CCTCTAGCAAAATGGAGCTGAAACGTAAGCTGATCCAAGACCAACAGGACCAGATTCAGAYCCTGAAAAGTGCCGTAAATGAAACGAGagcagagaagctgcagctAAGCAGCGACatgcagaaacagcagcagctggaggagcaaTGTGTTGACTTTACTGCAGAGATTCAGGCTTTAACCAGAGACATTAGG GAAGCAAAGGAACAACTGTCACCTCTGTCTGCTGCTTTGGAAAAGCTGCAACAAGAGAAACAAGAGTTAATGGAgcataaaagaaagaagcaggaagAAGGCCAAGARAAG ataaatggCATAAAAGAGAGGGTGAAGTCTGTCTCAATTTTGGAACgagatattaaaaaatatatggaTGACGGAAGAGAGGAATATAAAGAG CAAAAGGAATCAGAGCTTCAAGAAACCAACACTCAGCTCCATGAGGCTGAGAAGCAgaaagacaaaattaataagGAGATGGGAAACATCCGTCAGGACATAGATACCCAAAAG GTCCAAGAGCGCTGGTTGCAAGACAATCTGACACTGAGGAAACGAGTTGAGGAACTGAAGGAGGTTGTAGCTAAACGAGAAACTCTTATGAAAGACATGGGCAACATGCAGGTGTTGCAGCTGCGCCA AGAACGTCGTGATGCAGAGCGCAAGCTAGAAGATTTGAAGAAGAACCGGAGCATCGCACTAGGTCGGCAGAAAGGCTTCGAAGAAGAGATTCTGCATTACAG aaaagagTTGAGAGAAGATCAGTATGACAAAGCTGAGGAGCGCTACAAAAACAAGATGATCACCATGAGGACCACTGAGTTGGTCATTAAAGACCTTGATCTCTACTACAAAGCCCTTGATCAGTAA